A section of the Anomalospiza imberbis isolate Cuckoo-Finch-1a 21T00152 unplaced genomic scaffold, ASM3175350v1 scaffold_288, whole genome shotgun sequence genome encodes:
- the LOC137466569 gene encoding uncharacterized protein: MSPPTSKKETQAFLGAIGFWRMHIPEYSQIVSPLYLVTRKKNDFHWGPEQQQAFTQIKQEIAHAVALGPVRTGPEVKNVLYSAAGNNGLSWSLWQKVPGETRGRPLGFWSRSFKGSEANYTPTEKEILAAYEGVQAASEVIGTEAQLLLAPRLPVLGWMFKGKVPTTHHATDATWSKWIALITQRARIGNPNRPGILEIITNWPEGENFSLTDDEEQVQATRAEEAPPYNQLPAEETRYALFTDGSCRIVGMNRKWKAAVWSPTRQVAQATEGEDGSSQLAELKAVQLALDIAERERWPKLYLYTDSWMVANALWDWLGRWRKANWQREGKPIWAADIWKDIASRVEKLTVKVRHVDAHVPKSRANEEHRNNEQVDQAARIEVSKIDLDWHHKGELFLARWAHDASGHQGRDATYKWARDRGVDLTMDSISQVIHDCETCAAIKQAKRVKPLWYGGRWSKYNYGEAWQIDYITLPQTRQGKRYVLTMVEATTEWLETYPVPHATARNTILGLEKQVLWRHGTPERIESDNGTHFKNGLINTWAREHGIEWIYHIPYHAPAAGKVERCNGLLKTTLKALGGGTFRNWENNLAKATWMVNTRGSINRAGPAQSEPLHTVDGDKVPVVHMKGILGKTVWINPTSGRDKPIRGIVFAQGPGYTWWVMQKDGETRCVPQGNLVLSEK, encoded by the coding sequence atgtccccaccaaccagcaagaaggaaacacaagctttcctaggtgccataggtttttggaggatgcacattcccgagtatagccagattgtgagccctctttacctggTTACCCGCAAAAAGAACGATTTccactggggccctgagcagcaacaagccttcacccagatcaagcaggagatcgCTCATGctgtagcccttggcccagtcagaaCGGGACCAGAGGtcaagaatgtgctctactctgcagccgggaacaatggcctgtcctggagcctttggcagaaggtgcctggtgaGACTCGAGGTCGACCATTGGGATTCTGGAGCCGAAGTTTCAAAGGGTCCGAAGCCAACTACACcccaacagagaaggaaatcttggctgcctatgaaggagttcaagccgCCTCGGAGGTGATTGGCAcggaagcacaactcctcctggcaccccgactaccagtgctggggtggatgttcaaAGGAAAGGTTCCTACTACCCACCACGCCACCGAcgccacatggagcaaatggattgcTCTCATCACACAGCGCGCCCGTATTGGAAACCcgaatcgccctgggattttagAGATAATTACGAACTGGCCAGAAGGTGAAAACTTTAGTCTCACTGACGATGAGGAGCAGGTACAAGCGACAAgagctgaagaagctccaccctataaccaactaccagcagaggaaacacgttacgctcttttcactgacggttctTGTCGCATCGTAGGGATGAaccggaagtggaaagcagccgtatggagccccacacgacaAGTTGCACAAGCTACCGAAGGAGAAGATGGATCGAgccaacttgctgaactcaaggccgttcagctggccctggacattgctgaaagGGAGAGgtggccaaagctctacctttatactgattcatggatggtagccaatgctctatGGGACTGGCTGGGAaggtggaggaaagccaacTGGCAACGTGAAGGAAAACCAATCTGGGCTGCTGAtatatggaaagacattgcctctcGGGTGGAGAAACTAACAGTGAAAGTccgtcatgtagatgcccatgtccccaaaagtcgggctaatgaggaacaccgaaacaacgagcaggtagatcaggcagCGAGAATAGaagtgtcaaagatagacttagATTGGCAccataagggggagttgttcctggCTCGATGGGCTCACGATGCCTCGggtcatcagggcagagatgccacctacaagtgggcacgagaccgaggggtggatctaaccatggacagtatttctcaggttatccacgACTGTGAGACATGTGCTGCCATCAAACAGGCCAAGCGGGTaaagcccctgtggtatggggggcggtggtccaagtacaattatggggaggcctggcagattgactacatcacactgccccagacacgccaaggcaagcgctacgtgctgACCATGGTGGAAGCCACCACAGAATGGCTAGAGACCTACCCTGTACCTCATGCCACTGCCCGGAACACCATCTTAGGCctggaaaagcaagtcctgtggAGACATGGCACACCTGAGAGAATTGAATCTGACAACGGCACCCATTTCAAGAAcggccttatcaacacctgggccagAGAACATGGTATCGAATGGATATATCATATCCCCTATCATGCTCCAGCTGCCGGCAAAGTTGAACGGTGCAACGGACTCCTTAAGACTACCCTGAAGGCACTTGGTGGGGGAACATTTAGAAACTGGGAAAATAACCTGGCAAAAGCAACCTGGATGGTCAACACCCGAGGATCCATCAATcgagctggccctgcccagtCTGAACCCTTGCACACAgtagatggagataaagtccctgtGGTACATATGAAGGGTATTTTAGGGAAAACTGTTTGGATTAATCCCACCTCAGGCAGAGACAAACCCATCCGTGGGATTGTTTTTGCTCAAGGACCTGGTTACACTTGGTGggtaatgcagaaagatggggAAACCCGTTGTGTACCACAGGGAAACCTGGTCTTAAGTGAGAAGTGA